The DNA window TATCTGACAACGGGTATTTGAGTTTACCCTCGGTAGCTGAATCGCTCGATTAAAAGCCTTTGGGTAGCATTTTTATTGTAAGAAGAAGTTGTGAAAAACTTGTGAAGGCGATCGTCCCCAAATATATATTTCTCTATGAAGCCGAATTTTTTAGAGAAATGGTATTAGTTTCTTGCTTTTGTCTCAAAGCAAGAAAGACTTTTCGGTTAAATTAGTTACTCTTTTTCCCGATTATTTGCTCAATAATTAAGAACGATAATCAACTAATACTTAAACATGGTTTGATGAAAAACTTTGATCTATTTCGGCGGAAGTAGCGATCGCCATTCACGACCTTAACGACTAGAAATTAAAAAATACTCTGACTGTAGCTAAGAAAATATCTTCATTGTCATTATCTTGGTTCGGTGCAGTAATCCAGATAAAACCAGGTTTAATCGAAATATTCCGCGACAAAGTGTACTGATAATACCCCTCAATATGCAGTGAGGTATCTTGATCGAAGCTGTCAATCTCATCACCAGCGATCGCCAAGTTAGTTAAAGTTGGTTCCATACCCACAATTAGCCCGCCGATATTTCCTTCCTTAAACAAATCTGTCAAAGTCAAGATCCCGGCGTAAGACCAAATATCGGCATCTCCTGCACCAATCAGTCGAGCGCTAATTTTAGTAACAAAACCACCAATATTGATTGTTGGTGTTAGTTGGTAAAAGCCTTGCAAACTATAAACATTAGCCACCACAGGAACATCTCGATCGAGAAAGATCCCCGCGTTATCAAACGTGTTCGCTAAAGCAGTACCAATAAAACCGTTACTATTAACATTAGGATTACCTCTTTGGCGACCAAACTTAAATTCACCAGGAAGCGAATAAATATTGGCATAAGTTAATGCCAAATTCAGATTATCCGTAGGGTTGAGAATCATTTGAGCCGCCGCAAAATAGTCCCCATTGAACAAACCGCGATCGGGGTTGGAACCAGGATTAGCTTGGTAAGTTCCACCGATGCGAATATTGGGAGTAAGCTGAAATCTCGTAATAATCCCGCTTCTGCCATTCAGACGGAAAACTGGACTTCGAGAAGCAAAAGCTGAAATTGGTCGTCCAGGTCCAAGCCAAGCCGAACCTTCGGGTCCTAATGCCGACCCCCCCGAACCAAATCCTCGCTGTGTAAAGATGGTAAAAACTGCTTTAAAATCTCCGGATTCAAAGGCGGTAAATGTATAATCTAAACTTGATAAGAAAAGATCGTTATCAGTTCCACCTCCATAACCCCAAGAAGTAGTTCCTTCGCTAGTAGAACCAACTTGTCTGCCGTTGTTTGGAGTATCAAACTGAGGATTGTTGATATTACTAGCAAATAAAGCTATTTCCAAAAGATCGCTTCCAGTAAAGCTTGTTGTGAGTGTTAAGGTAATATCCTCGTCTAATACTGTATTAGTCTCGCCGTTACCAGAAAAGTAATCAATGATTCCGAAACCAATATAGCCACTCAGTTTAGTGGTGGTGGAAAACTGGTTATCCTCCAGGGCTGCTAATTGAGCTTCTAGTCCATCGACTCTGGTGTCGATAGTGGCTAGTTCCGCCTCAAAATCTTGTTGTAACCTGCGTAAGGTTTCTAAATCGGCTTCGCTAACACCTGTCGTTTGTTGTTGTCCTTGTCCCTGTTGGCTGCGGGCGATTATTTCAGACAGGGAGTCTAAACAAGCACTTAAACCTGCGGCAAACTCATAGCGAGTCATCGCTCGATTGCCGCGAAAAGTGCCATCAGGATAACCTTGAATACAGCCGTAGCGATCGATTAACCCACGTAAAGCTTCATAAGCCCAGTCGCTAGGTGAAACGTCTCGTAGTTGGTTGACGGAGTTAATTTGATCGAGGGGATCGACTACTTCGCCATATACGTCTAGGTTGTCGGCGGATTGAACATCTCCTGATTCAGGATTGGTAATTTGTTCGATTCTTAACCAGGGTTCTGGTTCAACTGTGGGTTCGCTAATTTGCGAGTATTCGTCGAGTCTCTCCACAGTCTCAACTTCAGTTGCACCGTTGGTTTGAGTTTGAGCGACAATCTCGTCAATACTGAACCACTGCGGTGACTCTTGAAGCAAGTTTTCACTATCTGGGTTAGTTGTCTGGAAAGCTAGAGTCTCAGTTTCTGGGTTG is part of the Oscillatoria salina IIICB1 genome and encodes:
- a CDS encoding iron uptake porin; translation: MKKKNVDSFRASVISAISALSVVSLTSGALAMPQTENAEVAAPISLSSATLELTTEGQVSLSESFLSLGSEEMALADRSLASIKEDSEVTEVVAESSLVAETPTNPETETLAFQTTNPDSENLLQESPQWFSIDEIVAQTQTNGATEVETVERLDEYSQISEPTVEPEPWLRIEQITNPESGDVQSADNLDVYGEVVDPLDQINSVNQLRDVSPSDWAYEALRGLIDRYGCIQGYPDGTFRGNRAMTRYEFAAGLSACLDSLSEIIARSQQGQGQQQTTGVSEADLETLRRLQQDFEAELATIDTRVDGLEAQLAALEDNQFSTTTKLSGYIGFGIIDYFSGNGETNTVLDEDITLTLTTSFTGSDLLEIALFASNINNPQFDTPNNGRQVGSTSEGTTSWGYGGGTDNDLFLSSLDYTFTAFESGDFKAVFTIFTQRGFGSGGSALGPEGSAWLGPGRPISAFASRSPVFRLNGRSGIITRFQLTPNIRIGGTYQANPGSNPDRGLFNGDYFAAAQMILNPTDNLNLALTYANIYSLPGEFKFGRQRGNPNVNSNGFIGTALANTFDNAGIFLDRDVPVVANVYSLQGFYQLTPTINIGGFVTKISARLIGAGDADIWSYAGILTLTDLFKEGNIGGLIVGMEPTLTNLAIAGDEIDSFDQDTSLHIEGYYQYTLSRNISIKPGFIWITAPNQDNDNEDIFLATVRVFFNF